CGGGCCGCAACGAACAGTCGATCCCGAGCAAGAATTTTGCGTCGGATCCCGCCTGGTCGCCGTTGCTCGAATAGCGGCAAAGCGACTCGGTCCGGCAGAAATTGGCGCAAACGCCGTGTTTGCGCCGCATTTCGGCCTAGGCATCCATACTTCGAATCGACCGTGGACGGCGGTCAGAAACCAAACCTTAACCATGTTCCTTGAAAGCCAGTTAACCGAAACGTGGTTACTGGTTGCTCAACGAAACCTTTAAAATGCGAAGGAGAGGCGGGATGCGCCGCATCGCGAAACTGGCAACTAACCCTGTGGCAATCGCGCTGATGGCCGGCCTGGCCCTGGCGGGCTGCGCCTCGAAGAAGACCCCGAACAGCGCTGCCGACCTTGGCCTCAATGGCGCCGGCGCGGCGACGCCCGGCTCGGCGCAGGACTTCACGGTCAATGTCGGCGACCGCATCTTCTTCGACCTCGACTCCTCCGCGATCCGGGCAGATGCCCAGGCGACGCTGGCCAAGCAGGCCCGCTGGCTGAACCAGTATCGCAACTACGCCATCACCATCGAAGGCCACGCCGACGAGCGCGGCACGCGCGAATACAACATCGCGCTCGGCGCCCGCCGCGCCGCCGCCACCCGCGACTTCCTGGTCGGCCAGGGCGTGGCGAGCAACCGTCTGCGCACGATCTCCTACGGCAAGGAGCGCCCGGTGGCCGTCTGCGACGACATCTCGTGCTGGTCGCAGAACCGCCGCGCCGTCACCGTGCTCGGCGGCGCCGGCAGCTAAGCCGGCCTTCAATGACGCAGGTTTTGCAACGGCGGCCCTCGGGCCGCCGTTTTGCTTTGCGGAGGATGCCGCCCCTGGCGGATTGTGTTGCTCCCGCGCACTGTGGTAACAATGCAACATGAACGACGAGCCCGAGAGCCTGATCCTGCGCATGCTGCGCGAGATGCGCGCCGAGATGGGCGACATCCGTACCGAGATGGCGACGAAGACGGATCTCTCCGGGTTGCGGGCAGATCTCGCATCCGAGATACGTTCGCTGCGGGCAGATGTAGCGTCGGACATCGCCAGGTTGCAGGTCGAGGACAAGAAGACCCGCAAGGAACTGGGCGAGCAAATCGTGGGCCTCCGTCGCGCAGTGATGGAATACCACACCTCGGTGGTCGGGCACGGCATAATCCTCAGCGACCTCGAGGCGCGGGTGCGGCGGGTCGAGCAGCACCTGAACCTGCCTTCGGTGGACCCGAACTGAAGCTGCAGCCTTCGGACCGCTGAAACCGTCACGTCTCCGGAACGATGTGTTGCAGATGCGGCGCACCGCCACGCGTTTTGCATGTCCAGCGACGGTGAAACAAAATTTGGCCGAAGTCTCGGGCCCTGCTATCTGGGAAATGCGTCGCTCCGCTCGCGGTCCGGCGTCGTACATGGGATTCACGCAATTGGCGGTGAGACACGAATGCACTTTCGATCAATCCTGAGCGGCACGCTTGCGCTGCTGCTCGTTTCCGGCGCAGCGGTCGCTGCGCAGCACGACGGCGGCCTGCTTGAGCGGATGCCTGGCGCCGGTCTGCCCGGCGTCTTCGAGACTCGGACAGACGAAATCCGGGTCGCGCAAGTCAGCGATCCGCGCGTTATGCAGCTCGAGGAACAGATCCGCTCGCTCAACGGCAAGCTGGAGGAATTGAACTTCCAGATCCTGCAGATGCAGGAGCAGATGCGCAAGATGCAGGAAGACAACGAGTTCCGACTGCAGGAACTGGAGAAGAAGGCCGGCAACGCAGGCGGTTCCAAGAACCGCAATGTGGCGGAGTCGCCTTCGGCGAAGCCGGCCGACAGGGCAGGCGCAACAGCCGGCGGCGCGCCGGCGACGACAACCAACGACACCTCGCTGGCGGAACTTCCGCCAGCCGATGCCGGCGGAAGTTCGGCTTCCGGCGGTGCCAGCGGAACCGTGAAGACCGGCGAAGCCCCGCGCAACTTCGGCACCATCACGGTGGACAAGGACGGCAACGTCACCTCCAGCACCACCGATCCGGTCGATCTGCTGCCGCAGGCCAACGGCAACAATCCGTCCGCGGGCGTCGATGTCGCCGCGCTGCCCAAGACGGACGATCCGGAGGAGCTTTACCGCAACTCCTACCAGTTCGTGCTGTCGGGTGACTATGCGAATGCCGAAGCGGGTTTCCGCGATCACATCGCGCACTTCCCGTCAGATGCCAAGGCTGCTGATTCCAACTACTGGCTCGGCGAGTCCCTGCTTGGGCAGCAAAAGTACAGCCAGGCGGCTGAGGTCTTCCTGGCCGCAGGCAAGAACTACCCGAAGGCCAAGAAGGCCCCGGACATGCTGCTCAAGCTCGGCGTGTCGCTGGCAGGCATGAACCAGAAGGACGTCGCCTGCGCCACCTTCGCCGAGGTCGGCAAGCGCTTTCCCAACGCTCCCGATGCACTGAAGCAGCGCGTCAAGCAGGAACAGGCGCTCGCCGCGTGCTGAGCCACCGGTCGGACTTCGATCCGGACCAGATTTTTTCCCCCTTCGACCTGACGCGCCGCCCGGCGCTGATCGCCGCCGTATCAGGCGGCAGCGACTCGCTCGCCATGCTGCTGCTCCTGCAACGATGGCTGGAGCGTCGCGAAGCTACCCCGCGGCTTATCGCCGTCACCATCGATCACCAACTGCGTCCGGAATCCCGCCTCGAAGCCGAGACGGTCGGCCGGATCTGCGCGGCGCGCGGCATTGCCCACAGGACGCTGAACTGGACCGGCGACAAGCCGTCCCGGGGCGTCTCTGCAGCGGCACGGCTGGCGCGCTACGGTCTGCTGTCGGACGCAGCGCGTAGCGAGAACTCGGATATCGTCGTCACCGGGCATACGGCCGACGACCAGGCGGAAACGGTCGCCATGCGCCAGGCGCGAGGCGACGGCCGCGGACTGGCGGGGATGGCTCCCGCGACGCTGTTCGACGGCCAGACCTGGCTCGTGCGGCCGCTGCTGGCTACGCGGCGCGATGCGCTGCGGCGATTTCTGACCCAGAATGAGGTGGCCTGGATCGACGATCCGACCAACCTCGACACGACCTATGAACGGGCGCGGATGCGGCGCGACCTGCTATGCGACCCCGCCGGGCACCGGGTGGGCGCCCTGCTCGAGGCCGCGACGCGCGCCGGAGTCGCGCGAGAGGCGCTCGGCGGCCGTGCCGCGGCATTGATCGAGGCCCATGCCGATCGCCCGATGCAAGGCCTGGTACGCCTTGCATCCGATTTTGCCGGGGGAGGGGATGAAGAGGGGGCGCTGCTTGCCCTTCGTGCTCTGATGGCGGTCGTCGGCGGCGTCGAGCATCTGCCCGACGCCGGGAGGGTGGCGGACATGCTGCGCCGGCTGCGCGAGGGTGCGTTCCGGGCAACGCTTTCCCGGACGGTGATCGACGCTCGAAAGACGGGCGTGTTCCTCTACCGGGAGCGTAGAGGGGCGCCGGCGGGACCTGCGCTGCCCGGGACGATCTGGGACGGGCGTTATGCCGTCCTCGAGGAAGACAGTGCGCCGAACGCGCGGGTACATGGAGCGCCGGCCGATCAGGAGGTCGCCGGGCCATCGCCAACGCTCCCCCCCAGCATCGTCAAGGCCGCGCGCGCCACCATGCCGCAGAGCGAGGGGCCGAATGTGCGGGCGCTCCCGGTGCTCGCACCCTGGCGAAGGTTCCTGCCCTCGTTTGATGTGGAACTCGCGCAGACATTGGCCCGGCTAATCGATGCGGCGAATTTTCCGAACCCGCCATTTGCGGGCCACAATGGGGAAGAAGCTTAACCGCTACCGTGGTCTAGTTCTTGGCAAGGGGGCGACCCCCACCTATGTTAGACCCATCCAAACTCATGCAGCAGGGGCGCACATCCGGCGCCCGCGGGACACCTGATGAATCCGAACTATCGCAACCTGGCGCTGTGGGCGATCATAGCCGTTCTCTTGATCGCTCTGTTCAATCTGTTCCAGACGCCGCAGCAGCGGGGCGCCTCGCGCGAGATCGCCTATTCGGAGTTCCTCACCGAGCTTGACGCCGGACGCATCAAGTCCGTGACGATCGCAGGCGACCGCATCTCGGGCACCTACGCCGACAACGCCAGCGGCTTCCAGACCTATTCGCCGGGCGACAACACGCTGGTTTCGCGCCTCGAGGAGAAGAACGTCACCATCAACGCCCGGCCGGAGACCGACGGCTCCAACACGCTGTTCGGCTACCTGATCTCGTGGCTGCCGATGATCCTGATCCTCGGCGTCTGGATATTCTTCATGCGCCAGATGCAGTCCGGGTCGGGCCGCGCGATGGGCTTCGGCAAGTCCAAGGCCAAGCTGCTCACGGAAGCGCATGGCCGTGTCACCTTCCAGGACGTCGCCGGCGTCGATGAGGCCAAGGAAGACCTGGAGGAGATCGTCGAGTTCCTGCGCGATCCTCAAAAATTCCAGCGGCTGGGCGGCAAGATTCCGCGCGGTGTCCTTCTCGTAGGCCCTCCCGGCACCGGTAAGACGCTGATCGCGCGCGCCGTCGCAGGCGAAGCCAACGTGCCGTTCTTCACGATTTCCGGTTCCGACTTCGTCGAGATGTTCGTCGGCGTGGGCGCGAGCCGCGTCCGCGACATGTTCGAGCAG
This portion of the Mesorhizobium shangrilense genome encodes:
- the pal gene encoding peptidoglycan-associated lipoprotein Pal — encoded protein: MRRIAKLATNPVAIALMAGLALAGCASKKTPNSAADLGLNGAGAATPGSAQDFTVNVGDRIFFDLDSSAIRADAQATLAKQARWLNQYRNYAITIEGHADERGTREYNIALGARRAAATRDFLVGQGVASNRLRTISYGKERPVAVCDDISCWSQNRRAVTVLGGAGS
- the ybgF gene encoding tol-pal system protein YbgF, coding for MHFRSILSGTLALLLVSGAAVAAQHDGGLLERMPGAGLPGVFETRTDEIRVAQVSDPRVMQLEEQIRSLNGKLEELNFQILQMQEQMRKMQEDNEFRLQELEKKAGNAGGSKNRNVAESPSAKPADRAGATAGGAPATTTNDTSLAELPPADAGGSSASGGASGTVKTGEAPRNFGTITVDKDGNVTSSTTDPVDLLPQANGNNPSAGVDVAALPKTDDPEELYRNSYQFVLSGDYANAEAGFRDHIAHFPSDAKAADSNYWLGESLLGQQKYSQAAEVFLAAGKNYPKAKKAPDMLLKLGVSLAGMNQKDVACATFAEVGKRFPNAPDALKQRVKQEQALAAC
- the tilS gene encoding tRNA lysidine(34) synthetase TilS, producing MLSHRSDFDPDQIFSPFDLTRRPALIAAVSGGSDSLAMLLLLQRWLERREATPRLIAVTIDHQLRPESRLEAETVGRICAARGIAHRTLNWTGDKPSRGVSAAARLARYGLLSDAARSENSDIVVTGHTADDQAETVAMRQARGDGRGLAGMAPATLFDGQTWLVRPLLATRRDALRRFLTQNEVAWIDDPTNLDTTYERARMRRDLLCDPAGHRVGALLEAATRAGVAREALGGRAAALIEAHADRPMQGLVRLASDFAGGGDEEGALLALRALMAVVGGVEHLPDAGRVADMLRRLREGAFRATLSRTVIDARKTGVFLYRERRGAPAGPALPGTIWDGRYAVLEEDSAPNARVHGAPADQEVAGPSPTLPPSIVKAARATMPQSEGPNVRALPVLAPWRRFLPSFDVELAQTLARLIDAANFPNPPFAGHNGEEA